One Bacteroidota bacterium genomic window carries:
- the gshB gene encoding glutathione synthase, protein MRICFIMYPWEKLNPHQDSTIRLIHECVKRGHQTAITYPSELTIRDSITLGFCRTIVQPTKVPSNMAGFHKHTEFENSMQPLGEFDVIFMRDNPPMDPIVLNFLDSVKYDTFIINAVDGLREANNKIYTAAYQDHGGNIIPVTHVSKNINYLLRIIEESDKEKMIMKPLDGYGGRGVIIVEKAARQNIKSLLEFYISKSGGESNYIILQEYVEGAEEGDVRVLMLHGKAIGALRRRPAAGDMRSNISAGGSVEKYQLTKADQLLCNKIGEKLVQNGIFFAGLDIINGKLIEINVVSPGTITDINRLNKTKLQVQIIDYLEKVVEERSCQGKSFRSENIYETPMICKHNRFQCISVELKEVKHQ, encoded by the coding sequence ATGAGAATATGTTTTATCATGTACCCCTGGGAAAAGCTAAATCCCCACCAGGATTCTACCATAAGGCTTATTCACGAATGTGTGAAGCGGGGCCATCAAACAGCCATTACTTATCCTTCTGAACTTACAATTCGCGACAGCATAACCCTTGGATTTTGCCGCACCATAGTTCAACCTACGAAAGTTCCTTCGAACATGGCGGGTTTTCACAAGCATACAGAATTCGAAAACAGCATGCAGCCTCTTGGCGAATTTGATGTCATCTTCATGCGCGATAACCCTCCCATGGATCCCATTGTGCTCAATTTCCTGGATTCGGTCAAATACGATACTTTTATTATTAACGCGGTAGACGGGCTGCGCGAAGCCAATAATAAAATCTATACAGCCGCTTACCAGGATCACGGAGGCAATATTATTCCAGTAACCCATGTTTCGAAAAACATCAATTACCTGTTGCGCATTATTGAAGAATCGGATAAAGAAAAGATGATTATGAAACCGCTCGATGGTTATGGTGGACGTGGTGTAATAATCGTTGAAAAAGCAGCCAGGCAGAATATCAAATCGTTGCTCGAATTTTACATCAGCAAATCGGGTGGCGAATCGAATTATATTATCTTGCAGGAATATGTGGAGGGAGCTGAAGAGGGCGATGTGCGTGTATTGATGCTTCACGGCAAAGCCATTGGAGCTCTGAGGCGCAGACCTGCTGCCGGCGATATGCGTTCGAACATTTCGGCTGGCGGAAGTGTAGAAAAATACCAGCTTACTAAAGCCGACCAACTTTTGTGCAATAAAATTGGAGAAAAGCTGGTGCAGAACGGAATTTTCTTTGCAGGTCTGGATATTATCAATGGCAAACTGATTGAAATAAATGTGGTAAGTCCGGGGACCATTACAGATATAAACAGGTTAAACAAGACAAAACTGCAAGTACAGATTATTGACTACCTCGAAAAAGTGGTAGAAGAAAGAAGTTGTCAAGGGAAGTCCTTCAGGTCTGAAAATATTTATGAAACACCCATGATTTGCAAACATAACCGATTCCAATGTATATCGGTAGAGCTCAAAGAAGTTAAACACCAATGA
- a CDS encoding gliding motility lipoprotein GldH: MKQILFAVCIFLFVASCHEGPVFDEVQNIPGREWDADKPVSFVVQVNDTTMAYDLMVLLRNTNQYSYSNFWLFIETTAPSGVSLRDTFEIQLAGPDGSWLGKGLGSMNTLLVPYKVNIRFPYRGIYTFKMIQAMRDEDKLGNRRVKGISDIGLRILPH; this comes from the coding sequence ATGAAACAAATACTTTTTGCTGTTTGCATTTTTCTTTTTGTGGCATCCTGTCACGAGGGTCCTGTTTTTGACGAGGTGCAAAATATACCGGGGCGTGAATGGGATGCTGATAAACCTGTAAGCTTTGTTGTTCAGGTAAATGATACTACTATGGCATACGACCTGATGGTGCTCCTGCGTAACACCAACCAATATTCATATAGCAATTTCTGGCTTTTTATCGAAACAACCGCACCCAGTGGAGTAAGTCTTAGAGATACTTTCGAAATACAACTCGCTGGCCCCGATGGTAGCTGGCTTGGTAAGGGTCTTGGTTCCATGAACACCCTTTTGGTGCCTTATAAAGTGAATATACGTTTCCCATACCGGGGAATTTATACCTTTAAAATGATTCAGGCCATGCGCGACGAAGATAAGTTAGGCAACCGGAGAGTGAAGGGAATTTCTGACATTGGCCTGCGTATTTTACCCCATTAA
- the trmB gene encoding tRNA (guanosine(46)-N7)-methyltransferase TrmB, which yields MSSKGKLLRFAEVKTFGNVLQPPFEQVFQKDFYLKGKWSREFFGNSHPITLELGCGKGEYTLGLARLFPERNFIGVDIKGARIWRGAKTATEEGLKNVAFLRTRIDFIRSFFEAGEVEEIWITFPDPQPRKALKRLTSSRFLGYYQSLISDKAAINLKTDSVALYSYTKELVSWNKLILEAAIEDIYQSDRASDEILSIRTFYEQGWLQEGLRSHYLRFIISPDEKLEEPVGSHFD from the coding sequence GTGTCGTCGAAAGGAAAATTATTGAGGTTTGCCGAGGTAAAAACCTTTGGCAATGTATTGCAACCACCCTTTGAACAAGTATTTCAAAAAGACTTCTACCTGAAAGGAAAATGGAGCAGGGAGTTTTTTGGCAATAGTCACCCCATTACCCTGGAACTTGGCTGCGGAAAGGGTGAATACACTTTGGGTTTAGCCCGGTTGTTTCCTGAGCGCAATTTCATTGGTGTCGATATCAAAGGCGCACGTATCTGGCGTGGAGCAAAAACCGCTACCGAAGAGGGATTAAAAAATGTAGCCTTTTTGCGCACCCGAATCGATTTTATACGCTCCTTTTTTGAAGCTGGCGAGGTAGAAGAGATCTGGATTACATTTCCGGACCCACAGCCCCGCAAAGCACTAAAACGACTTACCTCCAGCAGGTTCCTTGGCTACTATCAATCGCTGATTTCTGACAAAGCAGCCATTAACCTGAAAACCGACAGCGTGGCACTCTATTCCTATACCAAAGAACTTGTAAGCTGGAACAAGCTAATCCTTGAAGCTGCTATAGAAGATATTTACCAATCAGACCGTGCTTCTGATGAAATCCTTTCAATACGCACTTTCTACGAACAAGGATGGCTTCAGGAAGGCTTACGGTCGCATTACCTTCGTTTTATTATTAGCCCCGATGAAAAGCTCGAAGAACCTGTCGGATCCCACTTCGACTGA
- a CDS encoding MGMT family protein, with protein MKSSKNLSDPTSTDFFSKVYALTRLIPEGRVCSYGAIARHIGSPGSARMVGWALNQCHHMPDVPAHRVVNRNGLLTGKHHFRHETLMQELLESEGIAVLDDRVVEFKKLYWDPNFELV; from the coding sequence ATGAAAAGCTCGAAGAACCTGTCGGATCCCACTTCGACTGATTTTTTTTCAAAAGTCTATGCCCTCACCAGGCTTATACCAGAAGGCCGCGTATGCTCCTATGGGGCTATTGCCCGCCATATTGGTTCACCGGGCAGTGCGCGCATGGTTGGCTGGGCGCTGAATCAATGCCATCACATGCCCGATGTTCCGGCACACAGAGTAGTAAACCGAAATGGTTTGCTTACTGGTAAGCATCATTTCAGGCACGAAACCCTGATGCAGGAATTGCTCGAAAGCGAAGGAATTGCAGTGCTGGATGACCGGGTAGTGGAGTTTAAAAAGCTTTATTGGGATCCTAATTTTGAATTAGTCTAA
- a CDS encoding Mrp/NBP35 family ATP-binding protein — protein sequence MSYTVEQVTSILQKVIHPSSGKDIVSMNLVKNLVVDNSKVSFVLSFASVNDPMKNSLKKACEKFLLDIPGISEVDIKVETQLKPVSVKPEPEPVLTGVKYLVAIASGKGGVGKSTIAANIAVAFANSGARVGLIDADIYGPSIPKMFGVENEKPDVIKKNGRDVIVPVEKNGVKLLSIGFFVSQDDATIWRGPMASNALSQLISDGDWGTLDYLFVDLPPGTSDIHITISQNKKLTGAVIVSTPQDVALADVKKGISMFQNKAIGVPVLGLIENMAWFTPDELPESKYYIFGKGGCEALANEKNVPFLGHIPIVQSIREDADNGVPTAGRKNKTSEYFKHIAEKIRIEILRIDTVV from the coding sequence ATGAGCTATACTGTAGAACAAGTTACAAGCATACTTCAAAAAGTAATCCATCCGTCGAGTGGAAAAGACATTGTTTCGATGAACCTGGTTAAAAACCTGGTTGTCGACAACAGCAAAGTAAGCTTTGTATTGTCTTTTGCCAGTGTAAACGACCCGATGAAAAACTCGCTGAAAAAAGCTTGCGAGAAATTTTTGCTTGACATTCCGGGCATCAGCGAGGTGGATATAAAAGTCGAAACACAACTCAAACCTGTTTCCGTTAAACCAGAACCAGAGCCTGTGCTCACCGGGGTTAAGTACCTTGTGGCCATAGCTTCGGGAAAAGGTGGAGTGGGTAAATCGACAATTGCTGCAAATATAGCCGTAGCCTTTGCCAATTCAGGTGCCAGGGTTGGTTTGATAGATGCCGATATTTATGGCCCCTCGATACCTAAGATGTTTGGGGTAGAGAATGAAAAGCCCGATGTAATAAAAAAGAATGGCCGTGATGTTATTGTTCCGGTAGAAAAAAATGGAGTGAAACTGCTTTCAATTGGCTTTTTTGTGAGTCAGGACGATGCCACCATCTGGCGGGGCCCTATGGCTTCAAATGCCTTGTCGCAGCTTATTTCCGATGGCGATTGGGGCACTCTCGATTATTTGTTTGTCGACCTTCCGCCTGGCACAAGCGATATACATATTACCATTTCTCAGAATAAAAAACTTACGGGAGCAGTAATAGTTAGCACCCCACAGGATGTAGCACTTGCCGATGTAAAAAAAGGAATCAGCATGTTTCAGAATAAGGCTATCGGGGTGCCCGTGCTGGGACTGATAGAGAACATGGCCTGGTTTACACCTGATGAATTGCCTGAAAGCAAGTATTATATCTTTGGCAAAGGAGGATGCGAGGCCCTTGCCAATGAAAAAAATGTACCTTTTTTAGGGCATATACCCATTGTTCAAAGCATTCGCGAAGATGCCGACAATGGGGTTCCTACCGCAGGAAGAAAAAATAAGACTTCGGAGTATTTTAAGCACATTGCCGAAAAAATACGTATTGAAATTCTTCGTATAGATACCGTTGTATAA
- a CDS encoding NifU family protein, with amino-acid sequence MISKINKGIESVRPYLVTDGGDVELVEVDSDNTVKVRLLGACQGCPFSMMTLKAGIEQAIRKEWPELKTLESV; translated from the coding sequence ATTATCTCCAAAATCAACAAAGGTATAGAGTCGGTGCGCCCTTACCTGGTTACCGATGGGGGGGATGTTGAACTTGTAGAGGTTGACTCAGACAATACCGTAAAGGTCCGGCTTCTGGGTGCCTGTCAGGGTTGCCCTTTTAGTATGATGACCCTGAAAGCTGGCATAGAGCAGGCAATACGTAAAGAATGGCCTGAGCTCAAAACCCTCGAATCGGTTTAA
- a CDS encoding tetratricopeptide repeat protein — protein MKHLSFKYSLFFALFVVATSCSNQKNTSLSRGYHNLTSKYNILFNGRESFEKGMQKLEQNHSDNFSEVLPVFIYHNKNEISAIGSEMDRAIAKCAKLISLHSITAKPVLKEGDELSDAEREFYSKKEYNKWVDDAYLLMGKSYFYKHDFDKASETFQYIVSNFPEGASSFEARLWLAHVAHKKNRIKESENILAELKKDSRFPKKLAPDLDASLAAIEISKGNLVAAIDPMRKAAETVKPLFYQQRYNYILAQLLQLNNQLSDASLSYKKVIKLNPPYEMTFNARINMALSFQAGLGSRKEVEKQLQKMLRDDKNNDYQDQIYFAIGNLYFQEGNTTEALRYYRMSSAVSLDNSFQKPKTYLTMADIYYEQADYIPAQAYYDSTVQVIEPDYTNYKLIYTKSISLTKLVESIVSVQLEDSLLKLSAMPKPELIALIDKNIAEIQKQEQEQRLLEQEQRIEQNTFAQQEFAIPTNSQSWYFYNATTIELGRQEFKRKWGTRRLEDNWRRSNKGTLDQSFALNTETDAEDTFQTGEKKVNAAGKYSRDYYMQQIPFTDSAKTKSHLRIQESLLTSGDVYSEELKDYQKAIDAYEDILIRYPDYPNRLLVYYKLYTLGKETRNIDMVSQYQQRIIREFPESNYARVLSDPEYTKRLEEEERKEEVKYQEIYQVFDQGDYAYALQLINQARSEWPESKHTPQYDLMAVIAEGVSKDTASFIADLDKLMVKYPGTDIAERSGQIIKFLQTESPQAAREHAIQQATSIFTDTPLEEHFVVVLISRYSNANQLMFNIINFNIDNFADNELKVKKSDLDNSILLAVQSFKDKQEAVKYYTQIVVFEELFREVDKTDAQLFYISKSNYERLLRDKQIEQYLIFFNAGN, from the coding sequence TTGAAACATTTATCCTTTAAATACAGCCTTTTCTTTGCCCTTTTCGTAGTGGCAACTTCTTGCTCTAACCAGAAAAACACTTCTCTTTCACGTGGTTATCATAACCTGACATCGAAGTATAACATCTTGTTTAATGGCCGCGAGAGTTTCGAAAAGGGCATGCAAAAGCTCGAACAGAACCATAGCGACAATTTTAGCGAAGTGCTGCCTGTATTTATTTACCACAACAAAAACGAAATCTCGGCTATAGGTTCAGAAATGGACAGGGCCATTGCTAAATGTGCCAAACTGATATCCCTGCATTCTATCACAGCCAAGCCTGTTTTGAAGGAAGGCGATGAACTTTCTGATGCAGAACGCGAATTTTACAGCAAAAAGGAATACAATAAATGGGTCGATGATGCCTACCTTCTCATGGGAAAATCGTATTTCTATAAACACGATTTCGACAAGGCATCAGAAACTTTCCAGTATATAGTGTCCAATTTTCCCGAAGGAGCAAGCTCTTTCGAAGCCCGTCTTTGGCTGGCGCATGTGGCACACAAAAAAAACAGGATTAAGGAATCGGAAAATATACTGGCAGAATTAAAGAAAGACAGCCGGTTTCCTAAAAAATTGGCCCCAGACCTTGACGCTTCTCTGGCTGCAATTGAAATATCCAAAGGTAATCTGGTGGCTGCCATTGACCCGATGCGTAAAGCAGCAGAAACTGTGAAGCCACTTTTTTACCAGCAACGATATAATTATATTCTGGCTCAATTACTTCAGCTTAACAACCAATTAAGCGATGCTTCCCTTTCTTATAAAAAAGTAATTAAGCTGAATCCTCCCTATGAAATGACTTTTAATGCAAGGATTAATATGGCTTTAAGTTTTCAGGCCGGGCTGGGTTCGAGGAAAGAAGTAGAGAAGCAATTGCAAAAAATGCTTCGCGACGATAAAAACAACGATTATCAGGATCAGATCTATTTTGCAATTGGCAATTTATATTTTCAGGAAGGCAATACCACTGAGGCTCTCAGGTATTATCGAATGTCTTCGGCAGTAAGCCTCGACAACAGTTTTCAGAAGCCAAAAACCTATCTGACAATGGCCGACATTTATTATGAACAAGCCGATTATATTCCGGCACAGGCCTATTACGACAGTACAGTGCAGGTAATCGAACCTGACTACACCAATTATAAATTGATTTATACCAAATCGATTAGCCTTACTAAATTGGTTGAAAGCATTGTTAGTGTGCAGCTGGAAGACAGCCTGCTAAAACTCTCTGCTATGCCTAAACCTGAGCTGATTGCGTTAATCGATAAAAATATTGCCGAAATTCAGAAACAGGAACAAGAACAACGTTTGCTTGAACAGGAACAAAGAATAGAGCAAAATACTTTTGCACAGCAAGAGTTTGCAATCCCAACAAACTCACAAAGTTGGTATTTCTATAATGCAACAACCATAGAGTTGGGTCGGCAAGAGTTTAAACGCAAATGGGGAACAAGGCGACTGGAAGACAATTGGAGAAGGTCCAATAAGGGAACTTTGGATCAGTCTTTTGCCCTGAATACCGAAACAGACGCTGAGGATACCTTTCAAACCGGTGAAAAGAAAGTAAATGCTGCTGGAAAATATTCGCGTGATTACTACATGCAGCAAATACCCTTTACCGATAGTGCGAAAACCAAGTCTCACCTGCGTATCCAGGAATCTTTGCTCACTTCGGGCGATGTCTACAGTGAGGAATTAAAAGACTATCAAAAAGCAATAGATGCCTACGAAGATATTTTAATCAGGTATCCCGATTACCCGAATCGCTTGTTGGTATATTACAAGCTGTATACTCTGGGTAAGGAAACCCGGAACATCGACATGGTATCGCAGTACCAGCAAAGAATTATTCGCGAATTCCCCGAAAGCAATTATGCACGTGTACTATCCGATCCGGAATACACCAAAAGATTAGAAGAAGAAGAAAGGAAAGAAGAAGTTAAATACCAAGAAATATATCAAGTGTTTGACCAGGGCGACTATGCCTATGCCTTGCAACTAATTAATCAAGCCAGAAGCGAATGGCCCGAAAGTAAACATACGCCCCAATACGACCTGATGGCTGTAATTGCCGAAGGTGTATCGAAAGATACTGCCAGCTTCATTGCCGACCTCGACAAGCTGATGGTGAAATACCCTGGTACAGATATCGCAGAACGATCGGGACAGATAATTAAATTTCTCCAGACTGAAAGTCCACAAGCCGCCAGAGAGCATGCCATTCAACAGGCTACAAGTATTTTTACCGATACTCCCCTGGAGGAACATTTTGTTGTGGTGCTAATTTCCCGTTATTCCAATGCCAATCAGTTAATGTTCAATATCATCAATTTTAATATCGACAATTTTGCCGATAACGAACTAAAGGTGAAAAAATCCGACCTCGATAATTCTATCCTCCTGGCAGTTCAATCCTTTAAGGATAAGCAAGAGGCTGTTAAGTATTACACACAGATTGTAGTTTTTGAGGAACTGTTTCGCGAGGTAGATAAAACGGATGCCCAGTTGTTTTATATCTCGAAATCGAACTATGAACGTCTGCTTCGCGATAAGCAAATCGAGCAATACCTGATCTTTTTTAATGCCGGTAATTAA